In Aedes albopictus strain Foshan chromosome 3, AalbF5, whole genome shotgun sequence, the genomic window CGGGagatttgagttttggatcggaCTGAAATTGGTTGGATCAATGATTGAAAACAAATTTCGCTGCGCGTGCAAAAAATATCGGAGACGTCGGGTTTGGTGACCCTTTGTCCATGTCGACTGAAGTCTGCCATGTTTCATAAGTTTTATTAGATTGAATTCTTTGTACATTTGATTCAATTCGTGTATCTACGCTACTCCCATGTCCGAGTTTTTCAGCGAAAACTATTTTCATCACTGTATAAGGCCAACATAGATACACACAAGGTCCCAACGCATAacatgttcatcgacttcaaggcggcatatgacagtctcgaccgcgcagagctatggaaaatcatggacgaaaacggctttcctgtgaAGCTTACTAGACTGATTATAACAACGATGAACggggtgcaaaactgcgtaagggtttcgggtgaactatccagttcattcgaatctcgctggagactgtgacaaggtgatggactctcatgcctactcttcaacatcgctctggaaggtgtgatgcgacgtgccgggctcaatagccggggaacgattttcacaaaatccggtcaatttgtgtgctttgcggacgacttggacattatcgccagaatatttggaatggtggcagagctgtacacccgcctgaaacgcgaagcagcataggtcggactggtggtgaatgcttcaaaaacaaagtacatgctggtaggcggaaccgaacacaaccggatccgcctgggtagtaatgttacgatagagggGGAAACCttcgaggtagtggaggaattcgtctacctcggatccttactgacggctgacaacaacgtgagccgtgaaattcggaggcgcatcatcagaggAAATCGGgcctattacgggctccagaagaaactgcagtcgaAAAAATtcgcccacgcaccaaatgcaccatgaacAAAACGCTAATAGGACcgttggtcctctacggacacgagacatggcgtAAAATGTAGCCGGCTTCAGTGAATTGTCACGTAATGAAAATGCCGAAGGAAGAATTTCGTAGAGATCAGCGACTTCGCGGATGACCGCTGTAGAGCTGACTGCCCGGAGTTGAAATAGATCTTTGAGCACTAGACATATTGGGGGAACTGGAAAAATATCACCCTTGAATGACGACGATGGTGCTCTAATCTATCGCTCAGCACTTGAGTAAAGCTACTTGAGTAGCCTACATATGAGTATTTCAGTTATATCAAGGCtttctttcagcattttttctCTCATTTCCCAGAAAGTGCAATTTTAATTCGTACCGCCGTTATCTCGAGGTAGTTTATAGTCCACACCACCAATATGACACTGCCCTTCTTAGGACGTAGAATATTGCATTTGGTTCGAATCGCCCATGTTTAGGCTGTCATCGCCATTTGCCTGATCTTCCGAAATCTTGAACTGCACCAGCACAATCAAGTATGTAGTTATAGAAGATGCAATCTGTTTtaaatgaaaaaagaaaaaaaatcagtttccGTCGAAATTAGTCGTAAAAATACCAACTTACCCCGGAAACTACGGATAAATCAATCGGGAACAGTCCATAGGCGCTGAATTCCAGAGGGTTCGTTGTCATGAAAGAAACTAAGTCATCAGCCTAAAACGCAAATAATCAGTCTAAAAATCTCACATCCCATCCCATACCGCATTTGAAACTGTCCCCCAGACTCACCCGACTGCGAAACTCGTCGTCGTTCGATTTTGACTTCATAAAGAACACATAGTTGATCAGATTCTTCCATTTGAGCCGTACGTTCTCGCCGCTGGTGAACAGGGCCCAAAACTCCACCCCGTGCAGGAACAGCATACTGCAGGCGGCCAGTGCATAAATCTCCGTCCGGTTGTTGGTGAAACCGGACTTGATGTGGTTCAACATGTAGTAGAGCTGCACCGTGACGCAGATGAAGGCCGACAGCAGCGAGAAGATGGCCTGCTTGCCGAAGCAGTCGTTTATCTTGGCGGCCAGCTCCTGCAGGTGTTCGACGACTTCCCGTGTATTGTGGAGCGTTTCCAGCGGACTGATGGGTCGTATCTTGATGTTGCCCACCGTGGTCACCCGGTTTAGCTTCTTGTCGGTGGTCATCGAATTCTGCTTGCTCAGCCCGCCCAGGTTTAGCGGTTTGAATTGCTGCTCCAAGCCGAAGCCATTAGGAAAATTGCTGAAAATGGGGGAAAACGACATGGGTCGCTTTAATACGGTGGTGGTTGGGATTGGGAACGCAAGGAGATTGGCACTATAACAATTACTTCATTCCCTTCAGCAGCAGAATCGATCGGTCGGACAGGAACATTATGCAACCAGCGAACTGGAAGTTGAACAGCAGCAGACCGAACTACGTGGGTGAGTGGGCGCCACGAGTGTATGTGGAGTGAGAGTGTCCGTTCGTTTCGTCCGTCCAAGCGAAATGGAAAGGAAAACAGTGATTCGGAAAATTAAACGGATTTCATTTGGTCCATTTCTCGTCTCGGTGACCCGGACGAGTGCAACTGAGCTGTTATAGCGTAAGAGAAGTTTAAGAATTAAGTGCAAATAGGATTGTTTTTGGAAAATGAAATTTCAACTCAATATAATCTCATCCGACATGTAACGTgatttattgttataaattttaCGCTTCATACTGACTTTTACGCATTCGTGtcaatatagggtattggttccc contains:
- the LOC109414393 gene encoding gustatory receptor 68a-like, which gives rise to MFLSDRSILLLKGMNNFPNGFGLEQQFKPLNLGGLSKQNSMTTDKKLNRVTTVGNIKIRPISPLETLHNTREVVEHLQELAAKINDCFGKQAIFSLLSAFICVTVQLYYMLNHIKSGFTNNRTEIYALAACSMLFLHGVEFWALFTSGENVRLKWKNLINYVFFMKSKSNDDEFRSRADDLVSFMTTNPLEFSAYGLFPIDLSVVSGIASSITTYLIVLVQFKISEDQANGDDSLNMGDSNQMQYSTS